The Antedon mediterranea chromosome 7, ecAntMedi1.1, whole genome shotgun sequence genome has a segment encoding these proteins:
- the LOC140055401 gene encoding uncharacterized protein, protein MLPADKGRATVVVNTTDYKAKVNEMLSDDQVYEQLKSNPTPKYKRALVNTLNRLLNEKKITYGEKCKLFPTAEKTPRLYCTPKIHKPNWPLRPIVDGIDSIYYEVSKFLRDILKPMVGNTTHSINNSKELATELKDLHVSPNQTFVSFDVVSLFTKTPTEKSLEIIHECLRADKTLQTRTKLKVEDVMELLSLVMNTAYFSFGNIIYRQKSGIAMGSPISPIVANLFLEWLETEAISRANDNIRPTCWRRYVDDVLAVVKKEAIEDLNKHLNTIDPTKSIKFTTERMTDNTLPFLDCLITLKLTVL, encoded by the coding sequence ATGTTACCTGCTGACAAAGGCCGTGCTACGGTTGTAGTAAACACAACAGATTATAAAGCTAAGGTTAATGAGATGTTATCCGACGACCAAGTATATGAACAACTCAAATCAAACCCCACTCCAAAATATAAACGTGCTTTGGTGAATACCCTAAATAGATTGCTTAATGAAAAGAAAATCACATATGgggaaaaatgtaaattattccCGACAGCGGAAAAAACTCCTAGGCTATATTGCACACCTAAAATTCATAAACCAAATTGGCCTTTGAGGCCAATCGTAGACGGTATAGACTCCATTTACTATGAGGTGTCCAAATTTCTAAGAGATATTCTAAAACCAATGGTTGGCAACACCACACACTCAATAAACAACTCTAAAGAACTAGCCACCGAACTAAAAGATCTTCATGTGTCACCTAACCAAACCTTTGTTTCGTTTGATGTAGTGTCTTTGTTTACAAAGACCCCTACAGAAAAATCACTGGAAATAATACATGAATGCTTGAGGGCTGACAAAACGCTACAAACCCGTACAAAACTGAAAGTAGAAGATGTTATGGAACTGTTGTCTCTGGTCATGAATACCGCATACTTTAGTTTTGGAAACATCATATACAGGCAAAAATCTGGCATAGCTATGGGAAGTCCAATTAGCCCAATCGTTGCTAACCTGTTTTTAGAATGGTTGGAGACTGAGGCCATAAGCAGGGCAAATGACAACATCAGACCCACTTGTTGGCGAAGGTATGTAGATGATGTGTTAGCTGTGGTCAAAAAAGAAGCTATAGAAGATCTTAACAAACATCTTAACACCATAGACCCTACTAAAAGTATCAAGTTTACTACAGAAAGAATGACCGATAACACTCTTCCGTTCTTGGACTGCCTCATCACCCTAAAACTGACGGTACTATAA
- the LOC140055404 gene encoding myb/SANT-like DNA-binding domain-containing protein 3: MPKISEFERCTLVALVEKYKGTLECKENNFRMIEKKNEGWRAVEQEFNDTVAGLSEHRSAAQLRKCWANIKAKAKKEVAVANRQKKATGGGPPPAEPSEEAMKIAEIIPQQFHSLGNIFDSDGML, from the coding sequence ATGCCGAAAATTTCCGAATTCGAACGATGTACCTTAGTTGCCCTTGTGGAAAAATACAAGGGTACATTAGAATGCAAAGAAAATAATTTCAGAATGATAGAAAAAAAGAACGAAGGATGGAGGGCTGTTGAACAAGAATTCAACGACACAGTTGCAGGGTTATCTGAGCATCGGTCGGCAGCTCAGCTGCGAAAATGCTGGGCTAATATAAAGGCCAAAGCTAAAAAAGAGGTTGCAGTGGCAAATCGCCAAAAAAAAGCAACAGGCGGAGGTCCACCTCCAGCGGAGCCTTCGGAAGAGGCTATGAAAATTGCTGAAATTATTCCTCAGCAATTTCATTCACTTGGAAACATTTTTGACAGCGATGGTATGTTATAA
- the LOC140055747 gene encoding calretinin-like isoform X2 encodes MCDTAIKEILEKFHSNMKLHCTEFIKIWKNYDTDKSNFIEAKELKNFVRDLLASTPDKVYDQKVIDDYTETVIDIFDMNNDGKFSIHELAKLLPVEENFVKQFQNVSLTEFEAIFQHYDYNNDNTIKGDEITAFVKDVMNAQGLTTAEMKDIEIHAACIKDLYGGVLQKENFKTLLLN; translated from the exons AT GTGTGACACAGCAATAAAAGAAATTCTAGAGAAATTCCACTCAAATATGAAACTTCATTGCACTGAATTTATAAAG ATTTGGAAAAATTATGACACAGACAAAAGCAATTTCATTGAAGCAAAAGAACTTAAG AATTTTGTTCGAGATTTATTGGCAAGTACACCAGACAAAGTGTATGATCAGAAGGTGATTGACGACTATACAGAAACAGTT ATTGACATTTTCGACATGAACAATGATGGCAAATTCAGCATTCATGAATTGGCTAA ATTGTTGCCAGTTGAAGAAAATTTTGTAAAACAATTCCAG aatgtAAGCTTGACTGAATTCGAAGCAATATTTCAACATTATGATTAC aataatGATAATACAATTAAAGGAGATGAAATAACGGCATTTGTCAAAGATGTTATGAATGCACAGGGGTTAACA ACTGCCGAAATGAAAGACATCGAAATCCACGCTGCATGCATTAAAGATCTGTATGGCGGAGTATTACAGAAAGAAAACTTTAAGACTCTgctattaaattag
- the LOC140055402 gene encoding uncharacterized protein: protein MRGSVALPYVRGLSEKIRRTLTSHKINSYFVPQNKLRSHLVHPKDKIKPEDTSGVVYGVPCMNCNLIYIGETGRKLGNRIKEHKKDVEDHMKGVITRSSRMSQSNITHKSAITDHAIKENHTPNWEAKVLKKEGNINKRGWQEAIIIAGINGNNMNRDQGGMWLPHIYDDLLEVRRPAGADPSGIHPEVFKK from the coding sequence ATGCGTGGCAGCGTAGCTTTACCCTATGTGAGAGGGCTATCCGAAAAGATACGTAGAACGCTCACTAGCCATAAAATTAACTCTTACTTTGTACCCCAAAACAAATTAAGATCGCATCTAGTACACCCAAAAGATAAGATTAAGCCGGAGGACACAAGTGGAGTAGTGTATGGTGTACCCTGTATGAATTGCAACTTAATATACATAGGAGAAACTGGTAGAAAACTGGGAAACAGAATaaaagaacataaaaaagatgtaGAAGATCACATGAAAGGAGTCATTACAAGGTCAAGCAGAATGTCACAATCAAACATTACACATAAATCTGCAATCACAGACCATGCTATAAAGGAAAACCATACACCTAATTGGGAGGCGAAAGTGTTAAAGAAAGAGGGAAACATCAACAAGAGAGGATGGCAAGAAGCAATTATAATTGCTGGAATTAATGGAAACAACATGAACAGAGACCAAGGAGGAATGTGGCTGCCACACATATATGATGACCTGTTAGAAGTGAGACGGCCGGCCGGGGCGGACCCTTCTGGGATTCACCCAGAGGTATTCAAGAAATAA
- the LOC140055403 gene encoding putative nuclease HARBI1 gives MARQFNARVQRYDRLNYREIEVIRDRSNPLFDYDDSQFVQRYRVSKEIIVELLGILDLRKDTRGGGGHPTIPPLLEVCVALRYFATGTFQLMHGDAKNISQPTLSRIIAKVSRALAQENRRWIVFPTGDGRDIVQQGFRAIAGFPNVIGCIDCTHVRIPCPGGQEAELFRNRKGYFSINVQVIGDHRLMIRDIVARWQGSVHDSRIFENSLICEEFERRVHNGVLLGDSGYGCKRYLLTPVINPDRRPQQRYNRSQIRTRNSVERLFGNWKRKFNCLNYLRLKLETTLTTIVAVACLHNITIIRNVEFIRDDVDIEIDEEVNGDENVEDALAGRVYRQAIIDQYFT, from the coding sequence ATGGCGAGGCAATTCAACGCCCGTGTTCAGCGATATGATCGCTTAAATTATCGTGAAATTGAAGTAATAAGAGATCGTTCAAACCCCCTATTTGATTATGACGATTCCCAATTCGTCCAAAGGTATCGGGTTTCTAAAGAGATTATTGTTGAATTGTTAGGAATTCTTGATTTACGTAAGGATACAAGAGGAGGTGGTGGTCACCCAACAATACCACCGTTGTTAGAGGTTTGCGTAGCCCTACGCTATTTTGCTACTGGAACATTTCAGTTAATGCACGGGGATGCAAAAAACATATCGCAACCTACCCTTTCCAGAATAATCGCAAAAGTTTCTCGAGCTTTAGCACAGGAGAATAGAAGGTGGATTGTGTTTCCAACGGGTGATGGCAGAGATATCGTTCAACAAGGATTTAGGGCGATTGCTGGTTTCCCTAATGTAATCGGATGTATCGACTGCACGCACGTACGGATACCTTGTCCAGGTGGACAGGAAGCCGAACTATTTCGGAACAGAAAGGGATATTTTTCTATAAATGTCCAAGTTATAGGTGACCATCGTCTAATGATTAGAGACATTGTGGCTAGATGGCAAGGGTCCGTGCACGACTCTCGTATTTTTGAAAATAGTTTAATTTGCGAAGAATTTGAACGTCGAGTACACAACGGTGTGCTACTTGGAGATTCTGGTTATGGGTGCAAGAGGTACCTCCTGACACCAGTTATCAATCCTGATAGGAGGCCTCAACAGAGGTACAACCGGTCCCAAATTAGAACCAGGAATTCAGTTGAGCGGTTGTTTGGGAACTGGAAGCGTAAAttcaattgtttaaattatttacgCTTAAAGCTTGAAACAACCCTAACAACCATAGTTGCTGTAGCTTGCCTACACAACATCACCATTATAAGAAATGTAGAATTTATACgggatgatgtagatattgaaatcGATGAAGAAGTTAATGGTGATGAAAATGTAGAGGATGCATTAGCTGGTAGAGTCTACAGACAAGCTATAATCGACCAATATTTTACATAA